The following proteins are encoded in a genomic region of Burkholderia cepacia:
- a CDS encoding Rieske 2Fe-2S domain-containing protein, translating to MSARPYKIEAQPLAQRYARGWHCLGLARDYKDGKPHTLNVFGRKLAAFADSTGKVNIVDAYCPHMGADLSLGTVEGDNLVCPFHGWAWSGEGQCASIPYCKRIPPKARIGAWPTCEENNLLFVWNDPEGNAPPADVAIPRLDVCFSDEWSDWVVDKMVIQANCRELVDNISDVAHFATVHHAPIDYFANLFEDHKATQLMVGRSEKLGGDALTALSTYFGPAVHITQMTGQSGGQPIHSVLLNCHVPIDMNSFELRYGVIVKKVAGLTDEQNMEIANAYVKEAQRAFYEDVDIWHSKTRIDNPLLCEGDGPLYQMRDWYSQFYLDVADVRPTSVARKAFEMRIRDGGEPPALHHVFEPQ from the coding sequence ATGTCCGCACGCCCTTACAAGATCGAAGCCCAGCCGCTCGCGCAGCGCTATGCGCGCGGCTGGCACTGCCTCGGGCTCGCCCGCGACTACAAGGACGGCAAGCCGCACACGCTGAATGTCTTCGGCCGCAAGCTCGCCGCGTTCGCCGATTCGACCGGCAAGGTCAACATCGTCGATGCGTACTGTCCGCACATGGGCGCCGACCTGAGCCTCGGCACGGTCGAAGGCGACAACCTCGTATGCCCGTTCCACGGCTGGGCGTGGAGCGGCGAAGGGCAGTGCGCGTCGATCCCGTACTGCAAGCGGATTCCGCCGAAGGCGCGCATCGGCGCGTGGCCGACCTGCGAGGAAAACAACCTCCTGTTCGTGTGGAACGACCCGGAAGGCAACGCGCCGCCGGCCGATGTCGCGATTCCGCGCCTCGACGTGTGCTTCTCGGACGAATGGTCGGACTGGGTCGTCGACAAGATGGTGATCCAGGCCAACTGCCGCGAACTGGTCGACAACATCTCGGATGTCGCGCACTTCGCGACCGTGCACCACGCGCCGATCGACTATTTCGCGAACCTGTTCGAGGACCACAAGGCGACGCAGCTGATGGTCGGCCGCAGCGAGAAGCTCGGCGGCGACGCCCTGACCGCGCTGTCGACCTATTTCGGGCCGGCCGTGCACATCACGCAGATGACGGGGCAGAGCGGCGGGCAGCCGATCCATTCGGTGCTGCTGAACTGCCACGTGCCGATCGACATGAACAGCTTCGAGCTGCGCTACGGCGTGATCGTGAAGAAGGTGGCCGGGCTGACCGACGAGCAGAACATGGAAATCGCGAACGCGTACGTGAAGGAAGCGCAGCGCGCGTTCTACGAGGACGTCGACATCTGGCACAGCAAGACGCGAATCGACAACCCGCTGCTGTGCGAGGGCGACGGGCCGCTGTACCAGATGCGCGACTGGTATTCGCAGTTCTACCTGGACGTGGCCGACGTGCGGCCGACGAGCGTCGCGCGCAAGGCGTTCGAGATGCGGATTCGCGACGGCGGCGAGCCGCCGGCATTGCATCACGTGTTCGAGCCGCAGTAA
- the infA gene encoding translation initiation factor IF-1, translated as MAKEELLELDGIVDEVLPDSKYRVTLENGVVVGAYASGRMRKNHIRILAGDRVTLELSMYDLTKGRINFRHKDANSPRPPRTGQPRR; from the coding sequence TTGGCAAAAGAAGAACTGCTGGAACTCGACGGGATCGTCGACGAAGTGCTGCCGGACAGCAAATATCGCGTCACGCTGGAAAACGGCGTGGTGGTGGGCGCGTACGCGTCGGGCCGCATGCGCAAGAACCACATCCGCATTCTCGCGGGTGACCGCGTGACGCTGGAACTGTCGATGTACGACCTGACCAAGGGCCGTATCAACTTCCGGCACAAGGACGCGAATTCGCCGCGTCCGCCGCGAACCGGGCAGCCGCGCCGTTAA
- a CDS encoding AraC family transcriptional regulator produces MSDELVERVARLTGDQGDERRFATAIDGLILLRSNRERLPAPLIMKPALCVVVQGAKWTTFGGRRYDYGPGRALVVSVEMPATSRIVKASEAEPFLGIVLEFDLAMMRDVLERLDAPPPQAAGPIGHGVCVTDFGGPLADCVLRMMRLLDTPAAIPVVAPLVMREICYWLLAGPHGGEVSRVVFANGHAQRVVAAIHALRGQFAEAVRVEELAAVAQMSPSAFHRQFKALTSMTPLQYQKQLRLLEARHLMVTGAANAETAAYRVGYESASQFSREYARMFGAPPRRDVVTLQTAAADG; encoded by the coding sequence ATGTCGGACGAACTGGTCGAACGCGTCGCACGACTGACCGGCGACCAGGGCGACGAACGCCGGTTCGCGACAGCGATCGACGGGTTGATCCTGCTGCGTTCCAACCGCGAACGGCTGCCCGCGCCGCTGATCATGAAGCCGGCGCTGTGCGTCGTCGTGCAGGGCGCGAAGTGGACGACGTTCGGCGGCCGGCGCTACGACTACGGGCCCGGCCGCGCGCTCGTCGTCAGCGTCGAGATGCCCGCGACGAGCCGCATCGTGAAGGCCAGCGAGGCCGAACCGTTCCTCGGCATCGTGCTCGAATTCGACCTCGCGATGATGCGCGACGTGCTCGAACGGCTCGACGCGCCGCCGCCGCAAGCGGCCGGCCCGATCGGGCATGGCGTCTGCGTGACCGATTTCGGCGGGCCGCTCGCCGATTGCGTGTTGCGGATGATGCGGCTGCTCGATACGCCGGCCGCGATTCCGGTCGTCGCGCCGCTCGTGATGCGCGAGATCTGCTACTGGCTGCTCGCGGGCCCGCACGGCGGCGAAGTCTCGCGCGTCGTGTTCGCCAACGGTCACGCGCAACGCGTCGTCGCCGCGATCCATGCGCTGCGCGGCCAGTTCGCCGAGGCCGTCCGCGTCGAGGAACTCGCCGCCGTCGCGCAAATGAGTCCGTCCGCGTTTCACCGGCAATTCAAGGCGCTGACGTCGATGACGCCGCTGCAGTACCAGAAGCAGTTGCGCCTGCTCGAAGCGCGGCACCTGATGGTGACGGGCGCGGCGAATGCGGAAACGGCCGCGTATCGCGTCGGTTACGAAAGCGCGTCGCAATTCAGCCGCGAATACGCGCGGATGTTTGGCGCGCCGCCGCGGCGCGATGTCGTCACGCTGCAAACCGCGGCGGCCGACGGCTGA
- a CDS encoding SDR family NAD(P)-dependent oxidoreductase yields the protein MTAAHSTGSAPKIAVVTGGSRGLGRNTVLHLAQRGVRAIFTYRSNRAEADRVVALTADAGQPALALPLDTGEPATFGRFAEQLRDALSGWGADRFDFLVNNAGTSHHAPIAETTEADLDALYHVHFKGVFFLTQTLLPLIRDGGRIVNVSSGLTRVALPGSAAYGSMKGAVEVLTRYLAKELGPRRIAVNVVAPGAVATDFSGGMVRDNPEVNRRVAEWTALGRVGEPDDIGAMIASLLSDDNRWVNAQRIEVSGGMAL from the coding sequence ATGACTGCAGCACATTCCACCGGTTCCGCCCCGAAAATCGCCGTCGTCACCGGCGGCAGCCGCGGGCTCGGCCGCAATACGGTGCTTCACCTCGCGCAGCGCGGCGTGCGCGCGATCTTCACGTACCGCTCGAATCGCGCGGAAGCCGATCGCGTCGTCGCACTGACCGCCGACGCCGGGCAACCGGCGCTCGCACTGCCGCTCGACACCGGGGAACCCGCCACGTTCGGCCGCTTCGCCGAACAGCTCCGCGACGCGCTTTCAGGCTGGGGCGCCGACCGTTTCGACTTCCTCGTCAACAATGCGGGCACCTCGCATCACGCGCCGATCGCCGAGACGACCGAAGCCGATCTCGACGCGCTCTATCACGTGCACTTCAAGGGGGTGTTCTTCCTCACGCAGACGCTGCTGCCGCTGATCCGCGATGGCGGCCGCATCGTGAACGTGTCGTCGGGCCTCACGCGCGTCGCGTTGCCCGGCAGTGCGGCCTACGGATCGATGAAAGGCGCGGTCGAGGTGCTGACGCGCTATCTGGCGAAGGAGCTGGGGCCGCGCCGCATCGCGGTGAACGTCGTCGCGCCGGGCGCGGTGGCGACCGACTTCAGCGGCGGGATGGTGCGCGACAATCCGGAGGTCAACCGGCGCGTCGCGGAATGGACCGCGCTCGGCCGCGTGGGCGAACCCGACGACATCGGGGCGATGATCGCGTCGCTGCTGTCGGACGACAACCGGTGGGTCAATGCGCAACGCATCGAGGTGTCGGGCGGGATGGCGCTCTGA
- a CDS encoding alpha/beta fold hydrolase, with product MNPIDISPAARPAGNHDGLGYLRHGTGPERVMVLHDWLGDATNYAAALPYLDETAFTYVFVDLRGYGASRHLSGAYTIDEISADCLALADRLGWQRFHVIGHSMTGMATQRIAADAPSRIKRAIAVCPVSAAGNRLGDDARAFFASTTVDDDAFRRLVRFVTGGLSARWADLKLRQNRERVAPGCRLAYLDMLTGTDFVDDIRGLDTRFLVIVGDKDPGLDAAAMQATFLAWHPNARLMTIPNCGHYPMQECPPYFAMIVEDFLRDAAA from the coding sequence ATGAACCCGATCGACATCTCTCCCGCCGCCCGACCGGCCGGCAACCACGACGGCCTCGGCTACCTGCGGCACGGCACGGGCCCCGAACGCGTGATGGTCCTGCACGACTGGCTCGGCGACGCGACGAACTACGCGGCGGCGCTGCCATATCTCGACGAAACGGCCTTCACGTACGTGTTCGTCGACCTGCGCGGCTACGGCGCATCCCGGCATCTGAGCGGCGCGTACACGATCGACGAGATCTCGGCCGACTGCCTCGCACTCGCGGATCGTCTTGGCTGGCAGCGCTTTCACGTGATCGGCCATTCGATGACCGGCATGGCGACGCAGCGGATCGCGGCCGATGCGCCGTCACGCATCAAGCGCGCGATCGCCGTATGCCCGGTGTCGGCGGCCGGCAACCGCCTGGGCGACGACGCGCGCGCATTCTTCGCGAGCACGACGGTCGACGACGACGCGTTTCGGCGGCTCGTGCGATTCGTGACGGGGGGATTATCGGCGCGCTGGGCCGATCTGAAGCTGCGGCAGAACCGCGAACGCGTGGCGCCGGGTTGCCGGCTCGCGTATCTCGACATGCTGACGGGCACGGATTTCGTCGACGACATCCGCGGGCTCGACACACGCTTCCTGGTGATCGTCGGCGACAAGGATCCGGGGCTCGACGCGGCGGCGATGCAGGCGACGTTTCTCGCCTGGCATCCGAACGCTCGGCTCATGACGATACCGAATTGCGGGCATTACCCGATGCAGGAATGTCCGCCGTACTTCGCGATGATCGTCGAGGATTTCCTGCGGGACGCGGCCGCCTGA
- a CDS encoding cold-shock protein, which translates to MDTGTVKWFNETKGFGFISPDNGGDDLFAHFSEIRGTGFKTLAEGQKVSFEVKRGPKGLQASNITPQ; encoded by the coding sequence GTGGATACCGGTACCGTCAAGTGGTTCAACGAAACCAAGGGCTTTGGTTTCATCTCCCCGGACAACGGCGGCGACGATCTGTTCGCCCATTTCTCGGAAATTCGCGGCACGGGCTTCAAGACCCTGGCCGAAGGCCAGAAGGTCAGCTTCGAAGTGAAGCGCGGCCCGAAGGGTCTGCAAGCGTCGAACATCACGCCGCAGTAA